In a single window of the Paenibacillus sp. MMS20-IR301 genome:
- a CDS encoding YjcZ family sporulation protein codes for MSENVGGYGGAFTSTGAILVLFILLVIISRSFLV; via the coding sequence ATGAGCGAAAATGTTGGGGGATACGGCGGAGCTTTCACTTCGACTGGCGCGATTCTGGTTCTGTTCATCCTGCTCGTAATCATCAGCAGATCTTTCCTGGTATAA
- a CDS encoding antibiotic biosynthesis monooxygenase, with protein MSAIARTPQPPYYAVIFTSERTAGDNHYAEMADEMLKLAALQPGFLGVESAREGVGITVSYWDSLEAIQHWKQNERHLAAQHKGIADWYQTYKTRICKVERDYEFDKKRV; from the coding sequence ATGAGTGCGATTGCAAGAACACCACAACCCCCTTATTATGCAGTGATTTTCACATCTGAACGGACAGCCGGGGATAACCACTATGCGGAAATGGCCGATGAAATGCTGAAGCTTGCCGCTCTCCAGCCTGGATTCCTTGGTGTAGAAAGTGCCAGAGAAGGTGTCGGGATTACTGTGTCCTATTGGGATTCGCTCGAAGCCATTCAGCACTGGAAGCAGAATGAGCGGCATTTAGCCGCCCAGCACAAAGGAATAGCAGATTGGTATCAAACCTACAAGACAAGAATATGCAAGGTTGAACGGGACTACGAATTTGATAAAAAGAGGGTCTGA
- a CDS encoding DEAD/DEAH box helicase, whose protein sequence is MSEVQVQFSDYGLDEEIVRALETLKYVNPTEVQRKVIPVALKAQDLIVKSQTGSGKTAAFAIPLCELVDWVENKPQALVLTPTRELAQQVREDITNIGRFKRIKAVALFGKQPFAPQKLELAQKTHVAVGTPGRVFDHIERGTLNLSRIKYLVIDEADEMLSMGFIEQIEKIIKQLPKDRVTMLFSATLPEAIKNLCRKYMTEPTDIEIEASGITTASIEHALIEVVQAAKFGLLSDLLTVENPDSCIIFCRTQEQVNSLFRGMADLEYPVDKIHGGMEQDERFEVMNAFKRGQFRYLIATDVAARGIDIENITHVFNYDIPLEKESYVHRTGRTARAGKSGKAITFVTPNEHKWVKEIEGYIGFTLPVMKAPSDDAVAYAKPAFDQKLGKKQVRKAGKTEVMNQDIMKLYFNGGKKKKLRAVDFVGTIARLEGITAEDIGIITIQDNVTYVDILNGKGSLVLQAMKETTVKGKLLKCHIAKK, encoded by the coding sequence ATGAGTGAAGTACAAGTACAATTTAGTGATTATGGTTTGGATGAAGAGATTGTCCGTGCACTGGAGACACTGAAATATGTGAATCCTACCGAGGTGCAGCGGAAGGTCATTCCGGTTGCGCTAAAGGCGCAGGATCTGATTGTGAAGTCACAGACCGGCAGCGGCAAAACCGCAGCCTTCGCCATCCCGCTCTGCGAGCTGGTCGATTGGGTGGAGAACAAGCCTCAGGCGCTGGTGCTGACCCCCACCCGGGAGCTGGCCCAGCAGGTAAGAGAGGATATTACGAATATCGGGCGGTTCAAGCGGATTAAGGCGGTAGCCCTGTTCGGGAAGCAGCCGTTTGCTCCGCAGAAGCTTGAGCTGGCCCAGAAAACGCATGTGGCCGTAGGTACGCCGGGCCGTGTGTTTGACCATATCGAGCGCGGGACGCTGAACCTCAGCCGGATTAAATATCTGGTGATTGATGAAGCCGACGAAATGCTCAGCATGGGCTTTATCGAGCAGATTGAGAAGATCATCAAGCAGCTGCCCAAGGACCGCGTAACGATGCTGTTCTCGGCGACACTGCCGGAAGCCATTAAGAATCTGTGCCGCAAGTACATGACGGAGCCGACGGATATCGAGATTGAAGCAAGCGGAATTACGACAGCGTCGATCGAGCATGCCTTGATTGAAGTTGTACAGGCCGCCAAGTTCGGGCTGCTCAGTGATCTGCTGACGGTGGAGAATCCGGATAGCTGTATTATTTTTTGCCGGACCCAGGAGCAGGTGAATTCCCTCTTCCGCGGGATGGCAGACCTCGAGTATCCGGTGGACAAAATCCACGGCGGCATGGAGCAGGATGAGCGGTTTGAGGTGATGAATGCGTTCAAGCGCGGCCAGTTCCGCTATCTGATTGCCACCGATGTGGCGGCCCGAGGAATCGATATCGAGAACATCACCCATGTGTTCAACTACGATATCCCGCTGGAAAAGGAGAGCTACGTCCACCGGACCGGACGGACCGCCCGCGCCGGCAAAAGCGGCAAAGCGATCACCTTCGTCACGCCGAACGAACACAAGTGGGTCAAGGAAATCGAAGGCTATATCGGGTTCACTCTCCCGGTGATGAAGGCTCCTTCGGATGATGCCGTGGCTTATGCCAAACCGGCCTTCGATCAGAAGCTCGGCAAGAAACAGGTCCGCAAAGCCGGCAAAACCGAGGTCATGAACCAGGACATCATGAAACTCTACTTTAACGGCGGCAAGAAAAAGAAGCTCCGCGCGGTCGATTTCGTCGGCACCATTGCGAGGCTTGAGGGAATTACGGCTGAGGATATCGGGATCATCACGATTCAGGATAATGTAACCTACGTCGATATTCTGAACGGCAAGGGCTCGCTTGTGCTGCAGGCGATGAAGGAGACAACCGTCAAGGGCAAGCTGCTGAAGTGCCATATTGCGAAGAAATAA
- a CDS encoding ABC transporter ATP-binding protein has translation MLRRFFSYYRPYKKLFILDFTCAVGAGLLELAFPVAVNKFIDDLLPGQDWPLILIACVALLVIYALNTAMNYVVTYWGHMLGINIETNMRKKMFDHIQKLSFRFFDNNKTGHLLGRITNDLNDIGEVAHHGPEDVFIAVMTLIGAFVLMADINLQLAIITFIIVPIMAWVIIHFGRNMTETYHRLFGNVGNFNARIEDNVGGIRVVQSFANEEFEKELFAVDNQKFRETKLMAYKLMAKSSSVSYMMTRLITIVVMVCGAWFFIQGDLEIGEFVAFILLSNIFFRPIEKINAVIESYPKGIAGFKRYLEVIDTEPDIADKPGALDAGLLRGDIRFNNVSFGYDADRPVLKDISLNVGAGETIAFVGPSGAGKTTICSLLPRFYDVTEGAITVDGTDIRDLKLNSLRKQIGIVQQDVFLFSGTIRENIAYGKLGAELSDIWEAARRAHLEELINNLPDGMDTVIGERGVKLSGGQKQRLAIARMFLKNPPILILDEATSALDTETEAAIQQSLAELSVGRTTLVIAHRLTTIKNADRIIVVSEDGISEEGRHEDLVDAGGIYSRLYQAQYNA, from the coding sequence ATGCTGCGTCGTTTTTTCTCCTATTACCGTCCTTATAAGAAGCTGTTTATCCTCGACTTCACCTGTGCAGTAGGTGCCGGGCTGCTGGAGCTTGCTTTTCCCGTGGCGGTCAACAAATTCATTGACGACCTGCTGCCGGGCCAGGACTGGCCGCTGATCCTGATTGCCTGCGTTGCACTGCTCGTTATATATGCCCTGAACACGGCAATGAACTATGTTGTCACTTACTGGGGACATATGCTGGGCATCAATATCGAGACCAATATGCGCAAAAAAATGTTTGATCATATCCAGAAGCTCAGCTTCCGCTTTTTCGATAACAATAAAACAGGCCATCTGCTCGGCAGAATTACCAATGACCTGAACGATATCGGCGAGGTGGCGCATCACGGTCCTGAAGATGTATTCATCGCTGTAATGACACTGATCGGGGCATTTGTGCTGATGGCCGATATCAATCTCCAGCTGGCTATAATCACTTTCATCATCGTGCCGATTATGGCCTGGGTTATCATCCATTTCGGGCGCAATATGACAGAAACCTATCACCGTCTCTTCGGCAATGTAGGTAATTTCAATGCCCGGATTGAGGACAATGTCGGCGGAATCCGTGTAGTCCAGTCTTTTGCCAATGAAGAATTTGAAAAAGAGCTGTTTGCTGTCGATAACCAGAAGTTCCGCGAAACGAAGCTGATGGCGTACAAGCTGATGGCCAAAAGCTCTTCGGTCAGCTACATGATGACCCGTCTGATCACCATTGTCGTGATGGTCTGCGGCGCCTGGTTCTTCATTCAGGGAGATCTCGAAATCGGGGAATTCGTTGCGTTCATTCTGTTGTCTAACATCTTCTTCCGGCCCATCGAGAAAATTAATGCCGTTATTGAAAGTTATCCAAAGGGAATTGCCGGCTTCAAGCGTTATCTGGAGGTTATTGATACGGAGCCGGATATCGCAGACAAGCCTGGCGCTCTGGATGCCGGCCTGCTCCGCGGAGATATCCGCTTCAACAATGTCAGCTTCGGCTACGATGCAGACCGTCCGGTACTGAAGGACATCAGCCTGAATGTCGGTGCAGGTGAAACTATCGCCTTCGTCGGGCCGTCGGGTGCCGGTAAAACGACCATCTGCAGCCTGCTGCCGCGGTTCTATGATGTTACAGAAGGAGCAATTACCGTTGACGGCACCGATATCCGTGATCTGAAGCTTAACTCGCTGCGTAAGCAAATCGGTATCGTGCAGCAGGACGTGTTCCTCTTCTCCGGCACGATCCGCGAGAATATCGCCTACGGCAAGCTTGGCGCAGAGCTGAGTGATATCTGGGAGGCTGCCCGGCGCGCCCACCTGGAGGAGCTGATTAACAACCTGCCGGACGGTATGGATACAGTGATCGGGGAGCGCGGCGTGAAGCTGTCCGGCGGACAGAAGCAGCGCCTCGCCATCGCCCGGATGTTCCTGAAGAATCCGCCGATCCTGATTCTGGATGAAGCAACCTCGGCTCTCGATACCGAGACGGAAGCAGCGATTCAGCAGTCTCTGGCCGAGCTGTCTGTCGGCCGTACAACGCTGGTCATCGCTCACCGCCTGACGACAATCAAGAACGCCGACCGGATTATCGTCGTGAGCGAGGACGGCATCTCTGAGGAAGGCCGCCACGAGGATCTGGTGGATGCCGGGGGCATTTACAGCCGCTTGTATCAGGCGCAGTATAATGCTTAA
- a CDS encoding M20 family metallopeptidase, with amino-acid sequence MINVRSRGFAVPFLQRLIGADTCNPPGNEHGLSLLLQETLQELGIASTITAVEEGRSNLEAVIAGSGSRKLMFCGHLDTVSPWSAAAGRYPPHGAVIEGNRMYGRGTSDMKSGLAAMLLAAASLHQDGIRLAGDLLFLATAGEEVDSCGARLYAEQHRHDLPLLDGLVIGEPTGSRVAAGHKGALWLRISLFGRSAHGSMPQLGLNAVEGMMELIALLHRHALEWQAADPVLGSSSLSVNRIVGGVQTNVVPDYCSIDVDIRTVPPLRHGPLLQEIEDKLQEIQLLHPEYRYQVEQLLDRSVVYTDPGQRLITAALEVVAQRGDKEESTGSEEDKGSLGRSVSSEAEVQGVPYYTDGSVLHDNGRLPVLIYGPGDPRLAHQPDEWVDIDAYLDSISFYRELAIRFLGTVQE; translated from the coding sequence ATGATCAATGTACGAAGCCGCGGGTTCGCCGTGCCTTTTTTGCAGCGTCTGATCGGGGCGGATACCTGCAATCCGCCCGGCAATGAGCACGGGCTGTCATTGCTGCTGCAGGAGACACTGCAGGAGCTGGGCATCGCCAGCACCATTACGGCTGTGGAGGAAGGACGGAGCAACCTGGAGGCGGTGATTGCCGGCTCCGGCAGCCGGAAGCTGATGTTCTGCGGACATCTGGATACGGTCAGCCCTTGGAGCGCTGCGGCAGGCCGTTATCCGCCGCATGGTGCGGTAATCGAAGGGAACCGGATGTACGGCCGGGGCACATCGGATATGAAAAGCGGCCTGGCCGCCATGCTGCTCGCCGCAGCCTCACTGCACCAGGACGGCATCCGGCTGGCCGGTGATCTGCTCTTCCTGGCGACCGCCGGGGAAGAGGTCGACAGCTGCGGAGCACGGCTGTATGCGGAGCAGCACCGGCATGACCTGCCGCTGCTGGATGGCCTTGTCATCGGCGAGCCTACGGGCAGCCGGGTGGCGGCCGGACACAAAGGCGCGCTCTGGCTGCGCATTTCCCTCTTCGGGCGCAGCGCCCACGGCTCCATGCCGCAGCTTGGGCTGAACGCTGTGGAGGGCATGATGGAGCTCATTGCGCTGCTGCACCGCCATGCGCTGGAGTGGCAGGCTGCTGATCCGGTTCTCGGCTCCAGCAGCTTATCGGTGAACAGGATTGTCGGCGGCGTGCAGACTAATGTTGTGCCGGACTACTGCAGCATAGATGTTGACATCCGCACCGTCCCGCCGCTCCGGCATGGTCCGCTATTGCAGGAGATTGAGGATAAGCTGCAGGAGATTCAGCTGCTTCATCCGGAGTACCGTTATCAGGTGGAGCAGCTGCTGGACCGCAGTGTAGTATATACAGATCCGGGCCAGCGGCTGATTACTGCGGCGCTTGAGGTTGTTGCACAGCGGGGGGACAAAGAGGAGAGTACCGGAAGCGAAGAGGATAAAGGGAGTCTGGGGAGATCAGTCAGCTCAGAAGCTGAAGTGCAGGGCGTACCCTATTATACGGACGGCTCCGTGCTGCATGATAACGGCAGGCTGCCGGTGTTGATCTACGGTCCCGGTGACCCCCGCCTCGCCCATCAGCCGGATGAGTGGGTGGATATCGACGCCTATCTGGACTCAATCAGCTTCTATCGTGAGCTGGCTATCCGCTTCCTGGGTACGGTTCAGGAATAG
- a CDS encoding HD domain-containing protein, with product MNYTELITAAEHFAREQLSQDTTGHDWFHTDRVRNTAALIARMEGANEVICTVAALLHDVADEKLNPSKEAGLLKVQDWLAEHLPDEAACKMIMEIIGTMSFSGGGGAPMSTLEGQVVQDADRLDALGAIGITRTMVFSGAKGRPVYDPEIPPRDESLKQEYRDYSKGTAVNHFYEKLLKLKDLMNTPYGKQLAEERHGFMLIFLEQFYKEWNQGAE from the coding sequence ATGAATTATACAGAGCTTATCACCGCAGCAGAGCATTTCGCCAGGGAACAATTGAGCCAGGACACGACAGGCCATGACTGGTTTCATACGGACCGGGTACGCAATACGGCGGCACTGATCGCCCGGATGGAAGGAGCGAATGAGGTCATTTGCACGGTCGCGGCGCTGCTGCATGACGTAGCTGACGAGAAGCTGAACCCCTCCAAGGAAGCGGGGCTGCTCAAGGTGCAGGACTGGCTGGCAGAACATTTGCCGGATGAAGCTGCCTGTAAGATGATCATGGAGATCATCGGAACGATGTCGTTCAGCGGCGGCGGTGGAGCACCGATGTCCACACTGGAAGGACAGGTCGTGCAGGATGCGGACCGTCTGGATGCGCTGGGGGCGATTGGGATTACGCGGACCATGGTCTTTTCAGGGGCGAAAGGCCGGCCGGTCTATGACCCGGAGATTCCCCCGCGTGACGAATCGCTGAAGCAGGAATACCGCGACTATTCCAAAGGGACGGCGGTTAATCATTTTTATGAGAAGCTGCTTAAGCTGAAGGACCTGATGAATACCCCTTACGGCAAGCAGCTGGCGGAGGAGCGGCATGGGTTCATGCTGATTTTTCTCGAGCAATTTTATAAGGAATGGAATCAGGGGGCAGAGTAG